One genomic window of Corynebacterium diphtheriae includes the following:
- the prfB gene encoding peptide chain release factor 2: MRPETQSAVTQLDSTLTTIEKVMNPEDLESRVRELEQQASDPTLWDDPDTAQKVTTELSSVQAKLKKLSTLRQRIDDLPVMYELADEEGEDALALADEELAELTADVEALEVKTMLSGEYDSREAVINIRSGAGGVDAADWAEMLMRMYIRWAEKNDHKVDIYDISYAEEAGIKSATFVVHGEYMYGQLSVEQGAHRLVRISPFDNQGRRQTSFAEIEVLPVVEQTDHIDIPDSEVRVDVYRSSGPGGQSVNTTDSAVRLTHIPTGIVVTCQNEKSQIQNKASAMRVLQAKLLERKRQEERAELDALGAGGNASWGNQMRSYVLHPYQMVKDLRTNYEVNDPQKVLDGDIDGLLEAGIRWRMAEQQGQN; this comes from the coding sequence ATGCGACCGGAAACTCAATCTGCTGTAACTCAACTCGACTCGACTTTGACGACCATCGAAAAAGTGATGAATCCCGAGGATTTGGAGTCGCGTGTTCGCGAGTTGGAACAGCAAGCCTCCGATCCTACGCTGTGGGACGATCCTGACACCGCGCAAAAGGTGACTACCGAGTTGTCTTCGGTGCAAGCCAAGCTGAAAAAGCTCAGCACATTGCGCCAGCGTATCGACGACCTCCCCGTGATGTATGAGCTCGCCGATGAGGAAGGCGAGGATGCTTTAGCGCTTGCCGACGAAGAACTCGCCGAGCTGACCGCAGACGTTGAAGCCTTAGAAGTAAAGACTATGTTGTCTGGCGAGTACGATTCCCGTGAGGCAGTGATCAATATCCGTTCTGGCGCCGGTGGCGTGGATGCCGCTGACTGGGCGGAAATGCTCATGCGTATGTACATCCGCTGGGCTGAGAAAAACGACCACAAAGTAGATATTTACGACATTTCTTATGCCGAAGAAGCAGGCATTAAGTCCGCAACGTTCGTAGTTCATGGTGAGTACATGTACGGACAATTATCGGTCGAACAGGGTGCTCACCGCTTGGTTCGTATTAGTCCTTTTGATAACCAGGGGCGTCGCCAGACCTCTTTCGCTGAGATCGAGGTTCTCCCCGTTGTTGAACAAACAGACCACATCGATATCCCTGACTCCGAAGTGCGTGTCGACGTCTACCGTTCCTCGGGGCCAGGTGGGCAGTCCGTGAACACCACCGACTCTGCCGTGCGTCTAACGCACATCCCAACGGGCATCGTCGTGACGTGTCAGAATGAGAAGTCCCAGATCCAGAACAAGGCATCAGCCATGCGCGTTCTTCAGGCAAAACTTTTGGAGCGTAAGCGCCAAGAAGAACGTGCCGAACTTGATGCGCTCGGCGCAGGCGGTAACGCCTCATGGGGCAACCAAATGCGCTCCTATGTGCTGCACCCATATCAAATGGTGAAAGATCTGCGTACAAACTATGAGGTCAATGACCCCCAGAAGGTTCTCGACGGCGACATCGATGGCCTCCTAGAGGCAGGTATTCGCTGGCGCATGGCGGAACAACAGGGGCAAAACTAA
- the smpB gene encoding SsrA-binding protein SmpB codes for MAKKKKAKNSHPVIASNRKARHDYKILDTFECGIVLLGTEIKSIREGKVSLTDSFATIDEGEAWIRNLNIPIYSRGSWTNHSPMRTRKLLLHRREIDSLMGKVRDGNKTLVPLSLYFKEGRLKVELGLAQGKQDYDKRQDIKRRTEEREVVRDLGRRVKGIHA; via the coding sequence ATGGCAAAGAAGAAAAAGGCGAAAAATAGCCACCCAGTTATTGCTTCTAACCGCAAAGCGCGGCATGACTACAAGATTTTGGACACCTTCGAGTGCGGAATCGTGCTGTTGGGAACAGAAATCAAGTCGATCCGTGAGGGCAAAGTATCCCTCACCGACTCCTTTGCCACTATCGATGAAGGCGAAGCCTGGATCCGTAATCTCAATATCCCAATCTATTCCCGCGGATCGTGGACGAACCACTCGCCAATGCGCACCCGAAAACTTCTTCTGCACCGACGCGAAATTGATTCGCTCATGGGCAAGGTGCGTGACGGAAACAAAACTCTGGTTCCATTGTCCTTGTACTTCAAAGAAGGGCGACTCAAAGTGGAACTCGGACTTGCCCAGGGTAAACAAGACTACGACAAACGCCAAGACATCAAGCGTCGCACCGAAGAACGAGAAGTGGTTCGCGATCTGGGGCGTCGTGTCAAAGGAATCCACGCTTAG
- a CDS encoding class I SAM-dependent methyltransferase translates to MDYSSSLPQSDRSTSTAAGHWVLARAGKRVLRPGGLKLTKRMLSAADMQGKEIVEFAPGLGRTAQLIVTEGVSSYVGVDQDSAAVARVEAIVKPHGGTVINAKAQDTGLSGESAEVVVGEAMLTMQGEKAKAEIVAEAFRLLKPGGYYAIHELGLTPNDIDPELADGLRKQLAQTIRVNARPLTENEWRTVLTNAGFEVEWISFAPMALLSPRRNLADEGFLGVVRIIRNLIRDKALRARVFQMRSTFNKYRDHLSGIAIVAKKPSD, encoded by the coding sequence ATGGATTACTCGTCTTCTTTGCCTCAATCTGATCGTTCAACAAGTACCGCTGCCGGGCATTGGGTGCTCGCTCGCGCTGGTAAGCGGGTGCTTCGCCCTGGCGGGTTGAAGTTGACGAAACGTATGTTGAGTGCCGCCGATATGCAGGGAAAAGAAATCGTGGAGTTTGCTCCAGGCCTTGGTCGTACTGCCCAATTGATCGTGACCGAAGGTGTATCCTCCTATGTTGGTGTTGATCAAGACTCGGCGGCAGTCGCACGGGTGGAAGCCATCGTCAAACCTCACGGCGGAACAGTCATTAATGCTAAAGCGCAAGACACCGGATTAAGTGGCGAAAGTGCCGAGGTGGTGGTGGGGGAAGCGATGCTAACCATGCAAGGCGAAAAAGCCAAAGCCGAAATCGTTGCCGAGGCATTCCGCCTCCTCAAACCAGGCGGTTATTACGCCATCCACGAGCTTGGCCTCACCCCAAATGACATTGACCCAGAGTTGGCTGATGGGTTACGCAAGCAATTAGCCCAGACGATTCGAGTTAACGCGCGCCCGCTGACCGAGAATGAATGGCGTACGGTGCTAACTAATGCCGGTTTTGAGGTGGAATGGATTAGTTTCGCACCGATGGCGCTATTGTCTCCCAGGCGTAATCTTGCCGATGAAGGTTTCTTGGGAGTCGTCCGGATTATCCGTAACCTAATCCGCGATAAAGCCCTACGAGCCCGAGTTTTTCAGATGCGATCCACTTTCAACAAATACCGCGACCACCTGTCCGGAATCGCTATAGTAGCTAAGAAACCATCCGACTAA
- a CDS encoding cupin domain-containing protein codes for MSAETPASPALGFINNLANEIEYASGSTVSKTLLRAEGVNVVLFSFDAGEELSEHTAAMPVLVETLEGELEITAEGKTVTLLPGGIVHFTTRLPHAVKAIKPSKMVLYMLARP; via the coding sequence ATGAGCGCTGAAACTCCAGCATCCCCAGCCCTAGGCTTTATTAACAATCTAGCTAATGAAATCGAGTACGCGTCAGGCTCAACTGTCTCCAAAACCTTGCTGCGTGCCGAGGGAGTCAACGTCGTCCTATTTTCTTTCGATGCCGGGGAGGAACTTTCCGAGCACACGGCTGCAATGCCAGTGCTCGTTGAAACCTTAGAAGGTGAGCTTGAAATCACCGCCGAAGGTAAAACCGTGACTCTGCTACCTGGTGGGATAGTGCATTTCACTACCCGATTACCGCATGCCGTTAAAGCCATCAAGCCGTCAAAAATGGTGCTCTACATGCTGGCAAGACCTTAA
- a CDS encoding inositol monophosphatase family protein, which yields MENSSDPRTQSAATASLSEMIATITKTFIIAHVDDSDEHLAQALVYNAGRLAWRMREQGVHTDYKTSLSDVVTDADRAAEEFVSGVLTTLRPEDGIVGEEGATRNSTSGRTWVIDPVDGTYNFVNGSDFWCSALALIEGEPEDPTRIIFGAVHRPAMGYTWFGGPEIPTTRDGQPVAKLENKSTELINFATYLNPPYLQQPEIVTRWLTIAQAFLSWRMMGSGSVELANVADGTIGAYVQHSVKDWDWLPGRALVEGAGGKCIKVESGGVTWSIASNPQATDEVAAMLSR from the coding sequence ATGGAGAATTCATCCGACCCACGCACGCAATCAGCAGCGACAGCTTCCCTCTCGGAGATGATTGCCACCATTACCAAAACGTTCATCATCGCCCACGTTGACGATTCAGATGAGCACCTAGCGCAAGCGTTGGTGTACAACGCAGGCCGACTAGCATGGCGTATGCGTGAACAAGGCGTCCACACGGACTACAAAACATCCCTATCAGATGTGGTCACTGACGCCGACCGCGCCGCGGAAGAATTTGTTTCAGGAGTACTAACAACCCTGCGCCCCGAAGACGGAATTGTGGGCGAAGAAGGCGCAACCCGAAACAGCACCTCAGGGCGCACATGGGTGATCGACCCCGTCGACGGCACCTACAACTTTGTCAACGGATCAGACTTTTGGTGCTCCGCGCTTGCACTGATCGAAGGTGAACCAGAAGATCCCACCCGCATCATCTTCGGCGCAGTACACCGCCCTGCTATGGGCTACACCTGGTTCGGTGGACCAGAGATCCCCACCACCCGCGACGGGCAACCCGTAGCCAAGCTAGAAAATAAATCCACCGAGCTGATCAACTTTGCCACCTACCTCAACCCGCCATATCTTCAGCAGCCAGAGATCGTCACCCGCTGGCTCACCATTGCCCAAGCCTTTTTAAGCTGGCGAATGATGGGATCCGGTTCAGTAGAGCTGGCCAACGTTGCCGATGGCACTATTGGAGCCTACGTGCAACATTCGGTAAAAGACTGGGATTGGTTACCTGGTCGCGCCCTTGTTGAAGGCGCGGGCGGAAAGTGCATCAAAGTGGAATCCGGTGGCGTGACGTGGTCAATTGCTTCTAATCCACAAGCAACCGATGAAGTCGCAGCGATGTTGTCTCGCTAA
- the ftsE gene encoding cell division ATP-binding protein FtsE yields MITFDNVTKLYKTSTRPALNNVSLTINKGEFVFLIGPSGSGKSTFLQLMIREENLTSGDLYLSDFHVNKLRGRQINKLRQNIGYVFQDFRLLQQKNVYDNVAFALEVIGTRKARIDKLVPETLELVGLSGKANRMPHELSGGEQQRVAIARAFVNRPLLLLADEPTGNLDPETSDGIMVLLNQINKTGTTVVMSTHNARAVNDMRRRVIELNLGTLVRDDAHGVYGEAQ; encoded by the coding sequence GTGATCACGTTCGACAATGTCACCAAGCTCTATAAGACCTCGACCCGACCAGCGCTCAACAATGTTTCGCTTACCATTAACAAGGGCGAATTTGTTTTCCTCATTGGGCCTTCCGGCTCCGGAAAGTCCACTTTTCTGCAGCTGATGATCCGAGAGGAGAATCTGACCAGCGGCGACCTGTACTTGTCAGATTTCCACGTGAATAAACTTCGTGGCCGCCAAATTAACAAGTTGCGCCAAAATATCGGCTACGTCTTCCAGGACTTCCGATTGCTCCAACAAAAAAATGTTTACGACAATGTAGCGTTCGCACTCGAGGTCATCGGCACCCGTAAAGCGCGTATCGACAAACTCGTTCCAGAAACCCTCGAACTCGTGGGACTTTCTGGCAAAGCTAACCGAATGCCACACGAGCTTTCCGGTGGTGAGCAGCAGCGAGTAGCTATCGCGCGTGCGTTTGTTAACCGGCCGCTTCTTTTGCTTGCCGACGAACCCACCGGCAACCTTGATCCCGAAACTTCCGACGGCATCATGGTGTTGCTCAACCAGATCAATAAAACCGGAACGACAGTAGTTATGTCGACGCACAATGCACGAGCGGTGAACGACATGCGTCGACGCGTGATCGAGCTCAATTTGGGCACCCTAGTGCGTGACGACGCCCACGGCGTCTACGGCGAGGCACAGTAG
- the ftsX gene encoding permease-like cell division protein FtsX has product MKLGFVFREAFRGLGRNITMTIALIITTAISLALLATGFLVTNMTKETKDIYLDRVEVMVQLNEDISANDKDCSSQACRDVRDKLDGADGIETVTYRSRQQSYDRFVEVFKDTDPQLVAETSPDALPAALHVRLEDPLDTKPLDQVRDMEQVDTIVDQVDDLRGATDNLDAIRNSTFIFAAIQAIAAIFLIVNMVQIAAFNRREEISIMRMVGASRWYTQAPFVIEAMVAALFGAILSGLALFGGKMWVVDKTLKGLYDSQLIARVSNADIWAVAPVVAVIGIIFAAITAQATLRWYVRK; this is encoded by the coding sequence ATGAAACTTGGATTTGTATTCCGTGAAGCGTTCCGAGGCCTCGGCCGAAACATCACGATGACCATTGCGTTGATCATCACCACCGCGATTTCGCTCGCGCTGCTGGCAACCGGCTTTTTGGTTACCAACATGACCAAAGAAACCAAAGATATCTACCTTGACCGTGTGGAGGTCATGGTTCAGCTCAACGAGGACATCTCCGCTAATGACAAGGATTGTTCAAGTCAAGCGTGCCGTGACGTGCGAGATAAGCTCGATGGTGCCGATGGTATCGAGACAGTAACCTATCGTTCCCGCCAACAGTCTTATGACCGTTTCGTTGAAGTTTTCAAAGACACCGACCCCCAACTGGTCGCAGAAACTTCACCAGACGCACTGCCTGCGGCACTCCACGTTCGTCTCGAAGACCCCCTAGACACAAAGCCTCTTGACCAGGTTCGCGACATGGAACAGGTAGATACCATCGTCGACCAAGTCGATGACCTTCGCGGTGCTACTGACAATCTCGACGCGATCAGAAACTCCACCTTCATTTTCGCTGCAATCCAAGCGATTGCCGCCATCTTCCTGATCGTCAACATGGTCCAGATCGCCGCATTTAATCGTCGTGAAGAAATCTCCATCATGCGCATGGTGGGTGCTTCCCGCTGGTACACCCAAGCCCCCTTTGTAATCGAAGCAATGGTGGCGGCGCTGTTCGGTGCAATCTTGTCTGGCCTTGCGCTTTTCGGTGGCAAAATGTGGGTGGTTGATAAGACTCTCAAAGGCCTTTACGATTCGCAGCTCATCGCACGAGTAAGCAATGCCGATATTTGGGCAGTGGCTCCCGTCGTTGCAGTCATTGGCATTATATTTGCAGCTATCACTGCTCAGGCAACATTACGGTGGTACGTGCGTAAGTAA
- the hisN gene encoding histidinol-phosphatase, producing MSYHDDLEFALQLADAADAITLARFAASDLKVSSKPDMTPVSDADIATERELRDLIAQRFPEDAILGEEFGGTAEFTGRQWIIDPIDGTKNYVRGVPVWATLIALLVDGHPVVGVVSAPAIAHRWWAAQGEGAWRSNPAQESRRIHVSNVAQLTDASVSFSSLDGWKERGLLNNFVALSDETWRLRGFGDFFSYCLVAEGAVDIAAEPEVSLWDLAPLSILVEEAGGVFSSLDGSLGPHGGNALATNGLLHDEVRTMLTSSR from the coding sequence ATGAGTTACCACGACGATCTTGAGTTTGCTCTCCAGCTTGCAGATGCCGCAGACGCCATCACCTTGGCACGATTTGCAGCCTCTGACCTGAAGGTTTCTTCTAAACCAGATATGACGCCGGTCAGCGATGCCGATATTGCCACGGAGCGTGAACTTCGAGATCTCATCGCGCAGCGCTTCCCCGAGGACGCAATTCTCGGCGAGGAATTTGGTGGCACCGCCGAGTTCACCGGCCGGCAGTGGATCATCGACCCCATCGATGGCACCAAAAACTACGTTCGCGGTGTTCCCGTGTGGGCCACACTTATAGCATTGCTTGTCGACGGCCACCCTGTTGTTGGCGTGGTGTCTGCGCCAGCCATTGCACATCGTTGGTGGGCTGCTCAAGGAGAAGGTGCATGGCGCAGCAACCCAGCTCAAGAATCCCGCCGCATCCACGTCAGTAACGTAGCGCAGCTAACCGACGCCTCCGTTTCGTTCTCCTCCCTCGATGGCTGGAAAGAACGCGGTCTATTGAACAACTTTGTCGCTCTTTCCGACGAGACGTGGCGTCTACGCGGATTCGGTGACTTCTTCTCCTACTGCCTCGTTGCCGAAGGCGCAGTCGATATTGCTGCGGAACCAGAAGTATCCCTGTGGGATCTAGCTCCCTTGTCCATATTGGTTGAAGAAGCCGGCGGAGTGTTTAGTTCCCTCGACGGAAGCCTAGGACCTCATGGTGGAAACGCGCTGGCTACTAATGGGCTGCTTCACGATGAAGTCCGCACAATGCTGACCTCATCGCGATAA